In the genome of Sphingomonas sp. LR60, the window CCTGCCCGCGGTGGCGAAGGGCGACAAGCGGATCGTGCTGGTCGACGGCGAGGTCGCGGGCGCGATCAACCGCCTGCCCGGCGAAGGCGAGATCCGCTCGAACCTCGCCGTCGGCGGCTCCGCGCAGAAGACCGAGCTGACCCCGCGCGAGCGCGAGATCTGCGACGCGCTCGGCCCCGAGCTGAAGAAGCGCGGGCTGATCTTCGTCGGGATCGACGTGATCGGCGGCGAATGGCTCACCGAGATCAACGTGACCTCGCCGACCGGGATTGTCGCGATCGAGCAGTTCGACGGCACCGACGTCGCCGGGCTGATCTGGGACGCGGTCGATCGCCGGCTCAAGGAACGCACGCGCTGACGGAGCCGTTGGCGCGAATGTGACCGACTTCATCATCCACTGGATCGTCGCGGGCGGCTATCTCGGCATCTTCCTGTTGATGGCGCTGGAGAATGTCGTTCCGCCGATCCCGTCCGAGGTCATCATGGGACTGGGCGGGATCGCGGTGGCGCGCGGGCAGATGGAAATGATCCCGCTGCTGCTGTGGGGGACCGCGGGGACGACCGCCGGCAACGTCTTCTGGTATGCGGTCGGACGGCGGATCGGCTATGCGCGCTTCCGTCCGTTCGTCGAGCGGCACGGCCGCTGGCTGACGATGGAATGGCAGGATGTCGAACGCGTGCGCGGCTTCCTCCACGATCACGGTGGCTGGGTGAT includes:
- a CDS encoding DedA family protein; the encoded protein is MTDFIIHWIVAGGYLGIFLLMALENVVPPIPSEVIMGLGGIAVARGQMEMIPLLLWGTAGTTAGNVFWYAVGRRIGYARFRPFVERHGRWLTMEWQDVERVRGFLHDHGGWVIFVFRFMPTFRTMISLPAGMAAMPMPRFLVMTFAGSIIWNGVLAGAGFYLGSRFAELDRYVGPVGIALTVLALGWYGWRVATWKPRG